A window of the Cicer arietinum cultivar CDC Frontier isolate Library 1 chromosome 6, Cicar.CDCFrontier_v2.0, whole genome shotgun sequence genome harbors these coding sequences:
- the LOC101491266 gene encoding uncharacterized protein codes for MASSTLTNTISHTFSPPKSSSLTFPTSRSLHLPTQFRNTTRFTISCSSDSTNSPKQDTTPIELRYSAFPTVLDINQIREILPHRFPFLLVDRVIEYNPGVSAVAIKNVTINDNFFPGHFPERPIMPGVLMVEAMAQVGGLVMLQPEVGGSRESFFFVGIDKVRFRKPVIAGDTLVMRMTLIKLQKRFGIAKMEGKAYVGGEIVCEGEFLMATGSASE; via the exons ATGGCATCTTCTACTCTCACCAACACCATCTCTCACACTTTTTCTCCTCCCAAATCTTCATCTCTCACATTTCCCACCTCCAGATCTCTCCATCTCCCCACCCAGTTCAGGAACACCACACGTTTCACTATCTCTTGTTCTTCAGATTCTACAAATTCTCCAAAACAAGACACCACCCCAATTGAATTAA GGTATTCTGCATTTCCAACCGTATTGGACATCAATCAGATTCGTGAAATTCTTCCTCATAG GTTTCCATTTCTTCTAGTGGATAGAGTGATTGAATACAATCCTGGAGTTTCTGCTGTTGCTATAAAGAATGTAACAATAAATGACAACTTCTTTCCTGGACATTTTCCAGAAAGACCTATCATGCCTGGTGTTCTCATGGTTGAG GCGATGGCACAGGTGGGTGGATTGGTTATGTTACAACCTGAAGTTGGAGGTTCTCGTGAGAGTTTCTTCTTTGTTGGGATAGACAAAGTACGATTTAGGAAGCCAGTGATTGCTGGAGACACCTTAGTAATGAGAATGACACTTATCAAACTGCAAAAGCGATTTGGAATAGCAAAGATGGAAGGGAAGGCATATGTTGGAGGTGAAATTGTCTGTGAGGGCGAGTTTTTGATGGCCACAGGATCTGCGAGTGAATGA
- the LOC113787127 gene encoding uncharacterized protein: MELQHRNSSSPQCSSNSNSTSSSSITTNPNNRINNNNNNDPMHSWWESVSKARSRIHSLASILPNHHQTLSSLADSERPALSLLSSPSAYSALSSSLSGSHSDPLCHWLYDTFLSSDPHLRLVVLSFIPLLSGLYLSRVHSSDPPSLAGFEAVLLALYASETKSRAGKPLLVTIPDLSLPSIYHSPLRKNPNNNPNPSVGVISPPLEPHIAVKSTKRACIVGVALHSYFSQISHMPSWSKLEFCQFAAGWAGQDCPCRREFDQINTLAISHGNGNGNGDGDNEVEIEEVAEVMENMKIHDPDCESPNCITKGDRIPLPWEILQPALRILGHCLMAPLNSQEVKDAASFAVRCLYARASHDLVPQAILATRSLIQLDNRNRDNAATSAAATSNVNTPTKVKKPEILLVSK, encoded by the coding sequence ATGGAATTGCAGCACCGTAACTCATCATCTCCACAATGTTCCTCAAATTCAAACTCCACCTCCTCATCTTCCATCACCACCAACCCTAACAACagaatcaacaacaacaacaacaacgatCCTATGCACTCTTGGTGGGAATCGGTCTCCAAAGCACGTTCCCGCATCCATTCCCTCGCTTCCATCCTCCCTAACCATCACCAAACTCTCTCCTCCCTCGCTGACTCCGAACGTCCTGCTCTCTCCCTACTCTCCTCCCCTTCTGCCTACTCCGCCCTCTCTTCTTCCCTCTCCGGTTCCCACTCCGATCCCCTCTGTCACTGGCTCTACGACACTTTCCTCTCCTCCGACCCTCACCTCCGCCTCGTTGTTCTCTCCTTCATCCCTCTCCTCTCCGGTCTTTACCTATCCCGTGTTCACTCCTCGGATCCCCCTTCCCTCGCCGGTTTCGAAGCTGTTCTCCTCGCTCTCTATGCCTCCGAAACCAAATCGCGCGCTGGTAAACCTCTTCTTGTTACAATCCCCGATCTCTCTCTTCCTTCCATCTACCATTCTCCTCTCCGTAAAAACCCTAACAATAACCCTAACCCCTCCGTCGGTGTTATTTCCCCCCCTCTTGAACCTCACATCGCTGTTAAATCCACAAAACGTGCCTGCATCGTCGGCGTCGCTCTTCATTCTTATTTCTCTCAGATCTCACATATGCCATCCTGGTCTAAGCTTGAATTTTGTCAATTCGCCGCCGGTTGGGCTGGTCAGGACTGCCCCTGCCGAAGAGAATTCGATCAAATCAACACACTTGCTATCAGCCATGGTAATGGCAATGGGAATGGTGATGGTGACAATGAGGTTGAGATTGAAGAGGTTGCAGAAGTGATGGAGAACATGAAGATTCATGATCCTGACTGTGAATCTCCAAATTGCATTACCAAAGGGGATAGAATCCCTTTACCTTGGGAGATTCTTCAACCTGCGTTGAGAATTCTAGGACACTGTTTAATGGCACCATTGAATTCACAAGAGGTTAAAGATGCAGCTTCTTTTGCTGTTAGGTGTTTGTATGCAAGAGCTTCTCATGATTTGGTGCCTCAGGCAATACTTGCTACAAGGAGTCTCATTCAACTTGATAACAGGAATAGGGACAATGCTGCAACATCAGCTGCTGCTACTTCAAATGTCAACACACCCACCAAAGTTAAGAAACCTGAAATACTTCTTGTTTCAAAGTGA
- the LOC101491897 gene encoding uncharacterized protein: MGDGCAIQSTSNSNKGKDKKKKKKNKNRGGSKKKMTHEQVLAFKFVTEWVFLDHPSSALPLASPSLVDDFGVQKTVAKNGDKVLFELHSHSKCSDGFLSPSKVVERAHMNGVKVLALTDHDTMAGIPEAVESARKYGIKIIPGVEISTIFSPRGDTEAEEPVHILAYYSSIGPSRFEEFDKFLSNIRDGRYLRAKNMVLKLNKLKVALKWEHVCRIAGSGVAPGRLHVARAMVEAGCVENLKQAFARYLFDGGPAYSKGSEPMVEEAIQMICDTGGVAVLAHPWALKNPIPIVRRLKEAGLHGMEVYKSDGRLAAYSDLADAYGLLKIGGSDYHGRGGHHESELGSVNLPVLVLHDFLKVARPIWCNAIREILECYADEPSDTNLATITRFGRTRVFKGGSPLNCGQDLIDHCLPLWLTSQEMDSAEFEATKLKLSNVSSTSQGGIQVLIEA, from the exons ATGGGAGATGGTTGCGCGATTCAGAGCACTAGCAATTCCAATAAGGGgaaagataaaaagaaaaagaagaagaataagaacAGAGGTGGAAGCAAGAAGAAGATGACCCACGAACAAGTTTTGGCTTTTAAGTTTGTTACTGAATGGGTTTTTTTGGATCATCCTTCTTCTGCTCTGCCTTTGGCTTCTCCATCTCTTGTGGATGATTTTGGTGTGCAGAAGACTGTGGCAAAAAATGGAGACAAAGTTCTGTTTGAATTGCACTCACACTCCAAATGTAGTGATGGGTTTTTGTCTCCTTCCAAGGTTGTTGAGAGAGCTCACATGAATGGA GTGAAAGTTCTTGCTCTGACAGATCACGACACTATGGCCGGCATCCCTGAGGCGGTAGAATCTGCTCGTAAATACGGAATCAAGATAATCCCAGGTGTTGAAATTAGTACAATATTTTCTCCAag AGGAGACACTGAAGCAGAGGAACCTGTTCACATTTTAGCATATTACAGCAGTATTGGACCATCAAGGTTTGAGGAGTTCGACAAGTTTTTATCAAACATAAGGGATGGACGTTATCTTCGAGCAAAGAACATGGTCTTAAAACTAAACAAGCTAAAAGTAGCTCTTAAGTGGGAACATGTTTGCAGGATTGCAGGCAGCGGTGTTGCTCCCGGACGGCTCCATGTAGCCCGTGCTATGGTTGAAGCAGGTTGTGTTGAAAATCTCAAACAAGCCTTTGCACGATATCTTTTCGATGGTGGACCTGCTTACTCCAA GGGAAGTGAACCTATGGTGGAGGAAGCGATACAAATGATTTGTGATACTGGAGGTGTTGCTGTTTTGGCTCATCCATGGGCGTTAAAAAATCCTATTCCCATTGTTAGAAGGTTAAAAGAAGCTGGCCTTCATGGGATGGAGGTCTACAAAAGTGATGGAAGGCTGGCAG CATATAGTGACCTGGCCGACGCCTACGGACTTTTGAAAATTGGAGGGTCCGACTATCATGGAAGAGGAGGACACCATGAATCTGAACTAGGAAGTGTGAACCTTCCAGTGCTAGTGTTGCATGACTTTCTTAAGGTAGCTAGACCTATATGGTGCAATGCTATCAGAGAAATATTGGAGTGTTATGCTGACGAACCTTCTGATACCAACCTAGCAACAATTACAAGGTTTGGGAGAACCCGGGTTTTTAAGGGAGGTTCACCCTTGAATTGTGGACAGGATTTGATTGATCATTGTTTACCTCTTTGGTTAACTAGCCAGGAGATGGATAGTGCTGAGTTTGAGGCTACCAAGTTGAAGCTTTCCAATGTTTCTTCTACTAGTCAGGGAGGAATTCAGGTTCTCATAGAGGCTTAG